AACATCTCTCTCAGATAACTCTCATCTCTAACTCCAAAATACACATCTAAAGCAGTTCCAATTATTATTCTAATCTGTGATTTTAAAAATGAACTCCCTAAAATATCAACAGCTATCCTCGAACTATCCAATTTTTTTACATCTATACTGTATATCTCTCTCACTGATGTCTTGCTTCCACAATCACTCAATCTAAAATTGTTAAAATCATGTATTCCAATTAGAGGTTCCATTACACTAGCAAATCTCTTGGTATCTATCTCCCTATTTATATAGGTCTCATACCTACTTTTAAAAGGATCTCTCTCCCAAGATAGAATATATCTATACCCTCTACTCTTGGCATCAAATCTAGAGTTAAACTCCTCTTCAACCTCCTCTATATCCAGTAGCTCTATATCTAGAGGTAAACCTCTGTTTAATACATATTTTAATTTCTCTAAAGGTATGGTAGAGTCAGTATGAAAATTGGAAACCTGTATAAGAGCGTGAACTCCTCTATCTGTTCTCCCAGAAGAGATCATATCTATATTAGTTTTCAATACCACATTGAGTAATTTCTCTATCTCACCTTGGACAGTTCTCTTCTCTGGTTGTCTTTGAAAGCCATAAAACATACTGCCATCATATCTATATGTTATCTTTATATTTCTCATACTTTTCCTCTTATACTTAGAATAAAATAAAAAAAAGAGATTCACTAGAATCTCTTACTAACTAATTGGTGCGAAGAGAGAGACTTGAACTCTCACGTCTGGGACACTAGATCCTAAGTCTAGCGCGTCTGCCAATTCCGCCATCCTCGCACGAATGGTGCGTCATACAGGATTTGAACCTGTGGCAACACGATTAAAAGTCGTGTGCTCTACCAGCTGAGCTAATGACGCATCTTATTAAGTTTTAATGGGGTGATCGACGAGGCTCGAACTCGCGACAACCAGTGCCACAAACTGGCGCTCTACCAACTGAACTACGATCACCATATGAATCTTTTTGCCTGTTATATAAGTGGCGTGTCTGAAGAGATTCGAACTCCTGACCCACGCCTTAGAAGGGCGTTGCTCTATCCAGCTGAGCTACAGACACATTAATTGGAGCGGGAAACGAGGGTCGAACTCGCGACATTCAGCTTGGAAGGCTGACGCTCTACCAACTGAGCTATTCCCGCAGATTTAATGGTCGGAATAGCAAGATTCGAACTTGCGGCCCCCTGCTCCCAAGGCAGATGCGCTACCGGACTGCGCTATATTCCGACGCCTTTCTCTCAAGACAAGAATAATTATATCACTTATAATAAAAAGTGTCAACACTTTTTTTAAAAAATTTTTATTTTTTTTTGAACATTAAATTAACCCTTGTTTTTATTGACTTTCTTTATAGTGCTTTTTATTTTTTTAACTTATTTTTACATTTTTTGCTTTTTTGTTATATAATATATTAAGAAATTTTTTTACAAAAGGGAGGTAATTTTTATGAAAAATACTAAAAAAATTGTTTCAACACTACTTTTAGGACTTACTATGGTTGGATGTACATCTTCTCCATATATGGATGAAACTGGATCAGTCAATAAAAAAACTTCTGGAACAGCTGGAGGAGCTGCTGCTGGAGCTCTTATAGGACAGCTTATTGGTAAAGACACAAAAGGAACTCTTATAGGTGCTGGAATTGGTGCTCTTGCTGGACTTGGTTGGGGAGCATACAGAGATCACCAAGAGAAAGAACTTAGAGAAAAACTTAAAAATACTGAAGTTGAAGTTAATAGAGAGGGAGAAAATCTTAACCTTTATCTACCAGGTGGGGTAACATTTGCTACTAACAGTGCTAATATAGCTTCAAACTTCTACAGTCCACTTAGCTCTATTGCATCTGTACTAGTTCAATACCCTGAAACTAGAGTTATAGTTAATGGATATACAGATAACACAGGATCTCCTAGTTACAACCTTGATCTATCTCAAAGAAGAGCTGCTAGTGTTAAAAACTACTTCATCTCTCAAGGTGTAGCTGCATATAGAATCACATCTGTAGGACATGGTATAAATAATCCTAGAGCTACTAACAGCACTGCTGCTGGAAGAGCTGAAAATAGAAGAGTAGAGATTCAAATTTTACCTTTAAACTAAAAAATGAATAAATAAAAAACTTAGGTATATTAAACTTTTTATCTTTATTTTAGTTTAATATACCTTTTTAACATAATTTTTTATTTTCCATTTTTCTCAAAATTTCTGATATGCAAATACACTGTATTTTTAGAAATATTTAACTGTTCTGCAACCTTTATTACTGAATCTTTTAAATTAAAAATTCCATTTTCATATAATTTATATATAATATATTTATTTTTATTAGAAGTTAAAATCTCTTTATTCGCAAAAACCTCTTTTCTTATTTCATTTAAAGTATCATAAAGTAAATCATCTATACTTTCCGTAAAATTTTCTTGAACTTCTGGAATAACATTCTCAGTGTCTTCAATACATGTAAATTTTTTTATCAAAGCATCTAATGTAATATCAGTATAATAATTTATACATAAAAGAGCTATTATTCTAGAATTTTCTCCTAATATTGGAATAGTACATGATCGGAGTTTTGCTCCTGTTTTTGATTTATTAAAATAAGTAATTGATTTTATTTGATCTAAATCTTGTATTTTTGATAGCATAGATAAAGCAAAGTTAGTTATAGGAGCTCCTGATTTTCTATTAGAATAATGTCCATTGTATATTTTAACTACAGAACTATCTAAGTTTTCTAAACTATGCAAAATAATTTCATACCCCTCCCCCAAATACATTCCTAAATCATTTACTAATCTAGAATACGACTCTAATATTAATTTATCTATTTGTGTTAATTGTAAATATGTAGACATAGTAAACCTCCTTTCTTCCTAAGAATAATTATATATAAATTTAAAAAAATATGCAAGAATAATAAAAAAAAATTTATCAGATAAAATTTTATATATTGAATAAAATATTTTTTATTTAATAAAAAAAATACTAGCATTTATTTTGAAATTATGTTATTATTAAAATATAATAACAATTTGCTATAAAAACAAACAAATAAATTATTTTTTAAACTAGGAGGTTGGTAATTTAAATGATTTAAAATAACATTGTATTTTTATCTACAGTTTTGATTACTCAATATTTTTTGTAATCTATTGAATAATCTATTATATTTTTACTATTGTTAATAAAATAATTTTGGAGGGAAAATGGAAAAAACAATAAGAAAACCAAATGTATTTGAAGCTTTTTCAACTGTAATTTTACTAATTGGATTAATAATCTTTTCTGTAAAAACAAATACTAGTAGTGTTCCAATGCTAGTAATTGCAACAAGTTGGTGTATGATAATTGGAAATAAATGTGGTTACACTTGGAACAATTTAATGGAAGCAATTCTTGAAAGATTAGGAAATTTAATGGAAGTTATCTTAATAATCTTTTCAATAGGTATATTTATAGCATCTATGATGTATTCTGGTACTATTCCTACATTAATATATTATTTAGTTGAGGTTATTAATCCTAATTTTATGATAGTTTTATCTTTTGTCATAACTGGATTAGTAGCTATGATTATAGGTACTTCTTGGGGAACTGCCGGAACTATAGGTATTGTTATGGTTT
This portion of the Fusobacterium sp. SYSU M8D902 genome encodes:
- the truA gene encoding tRNA pseudouridine(38-40) synthase TruA, with product MRNIKITYRYDGSMFYGFQRQPEKRTVQGEIEKLLNVVLKTNIDMISSGRTDRGVHALIQVSNFHTDSTIPLEKLKYVLNRGLPLDIELLDIEEVEEEFNSRFDAKSRGYRYILSWERDPFKSRYETYINREIDTKRFASVMEPLIGIHDFNNFRLSDCGSKTSVREIYSIDVKKLDSSRIAVDILGSSFLKSQIRIIIGTALDVYFGVRDESYLREMLENPNKKFIRKVAEPNGLYLSKVNY
- a CDS encoding OmpA family protein, with translation MKNTKKIVSTLLLGLTMVGCTSSPYMDETGSVNKKTSGTAGGAAAGALIGQLIGKDTKGTLIGAGIGALAGLGWGAYRDHQEKELREKLKNTEVEVNREGENLNLYLPGGVTFATNSANIASNFYSPLSSIASVLVQYPETRVIVNGYTDNTGSPSYNLDLSQRRAASVKNYFISQGVAAYRITSVGHGINNPRATNSTAAGRAENRRVEIQILPLN
- a CDS encoding PAS domain-containing protein, coding for MSTYLQLTQIDKLILESYSRLVNDLGMYLGEGYEIILHSLENLDSSVVKIYNGHYSNRKSGAPITNFALSMLSKIQDLDQIKSITYFNKSKTGAKLRSCTIPILGENSRIIALLCINYYTDITLDALIKKFTCIEDTENVIPEVQENFTESIDDLLYDTLNEIRKEVFANKEILTSNKNKYIIYKLYENGIFNLKDSVIKVAEQLNISKNTVYLHIRNFEKNGK